The window CAAGATGAGCCTGATCCTCTACGGAGCCCACCTCTCTCCCTTCGTTCGCAAGGCGGATGCGCTGCTGCGCGAGAAGGGAGTGCCCTTCGAACTCAAGAGCGTCAACATCATGCCGATGCCCGACTGGTTCAAGGAGATCAGTCCGGCCCGTCGGATTCCGGTGTTGCGCGATACGGATGTGGGCGAGAAAGGTCCTGCCGGCACGATCCCCGACTCGTCCGCGATCTGCGCCTACATCGAGCAGAAGTTCCCGGAGCCCGCGTTCTATCCGGCGGATCCCTACGAACGCGGCCGCGCGGTGTGGCTGGAGGAGTACTGCGACACCGAGCTGGCGATGGCGATCGGCCTCGGGATCTTCCGCCCGATCCAGTTCAAGCGCTTCATGGGCGAGGAGCCCGATGTGGACACGGCCAGGAAGACGTATGCGGAGCGGCTTCCACGGCGCCTCGACTATCTCGAAGGCGAAGTCGGTGACGGACCGTTCCTGGTTG is drawn from Acidobacteriota bacterium and contains these coding sequences:
- a CDS encoding glutathione S-transferase family protein; the encoded protein is MSLILYGAHLSPFVRKADALLREKGVPFELKSVNIMPMPDWFKEISPARRIPVLRDTDVGEKGPAGTIPDSSAICAYIEQKFPEPAFYPADPYERGRAVWLEEYCDTELAMAIGLGIFRPIQFKRFMGEEPDVDTARKTYAERLPRRLDYLEGEVGDGPFLVGDALTIADISLACQVAQFEFVAGPLDASRWPGVAVLVERLTGRDSFQPCLAICRKIVKQEPIDLRS